The sequence below is a genomic window from Phoenix dactylifera cultivar Barhee BC4 chromosome 8, palm_55x_up_171113_PBpolish2nd_filt_p, whole genome shotgun sequence.
TGTACTTGGTATGCACTTTGATGCTAAGAGCATCAAAAGTGTATGATCTCAATATAACTTGATCAAAGACCTAAACTGTGAGCTGAAATTTAAAAGTCTATGCTAATTGTGTAGGTGCTACAAGTGGTTTGTTGTTCATGTATGTTTTAGACAACCATTTTTTTGGTGGGAGCAGACCTGCCAAGTGATTTTATTTGCTATTAATTGGTTATAAGAAAAATGCCTCTGTAATACTTGGAAAAGTCTATCTGTGTATCTGGGGTCCATATTCATAGAGTAGCATCTTCTGCTGTTTTGCTTCTATTCTAAAAGGGTCTTGTACCTGGATGCTAGGTAAGTAGTTCCCAAACTGTGAGCGTAGAATTATTTGCATTGAGTTCTAAACATCCATATGTTTGATCTCTTTTCACAGTAACAtatgttattatatttttttttttacatatatgtTTACATGATTGATGGTGGTTATCTAGCATCCAAGTTTCCTTTTTTTACTGTAGCACACTCCATATGATGTTCActatttgtttccttttttttctttggttggGGGGGGTGAAACAGTTCATGGTTTAGAGTATGGATTTGGAGCCCATGACTATCCAGCAAGTGGTGTGTTTGAGGTGGAGCCAAAAAACTGTCCTGGATTCAGCTATAAATGTTCTATTTCATTGGGTCATGTAAATATGCCTCCCTCTGAATTTCGGGCATTCATAGAAAACATGGCTGCAGATTACCATGGTGACACCTATCACCTCATTTCCAAAAACTGCAATCACTTTACAGATGATGTTAGCTTGAGGTTGACAGGAAGACCAATCCCTGGTTGGGTTAACCGGCTTGCCCGACTaggtaattttttcttttttaaatatcAGTATGGCCTTTTTTTCATTTCTGTAACCTATTCCTTATATGTTTtacaatatttaatttttagaagAGTTACACCTTCTTGTGctgacattcattgctttgagaAGGAACTCATTGTGAGATGACTGGCTCTTTGACAAATTGCACAAAAAACAAATAGTACATAAAGCAATGCTTTCTATTTGAACAAACATAAAGAATTTCTAgtcaaaagatatttttttatcataCTTTGATTGTtgttttcattctttaataacaGGCCATGAGCCAGCATGTGAGAATATGGAATATCTATATAGTTCTTAAGAGGATTGTAGTTAGCCACTATTCAGTTACCAATCCTAGTTTATAAATAGGGACCAGAACCTTTTGTTTGTCTACTTTAAAAAATCTTTATACAATTTAGCATACAAAGATCAACATAAACTTGACGAGGTCTCTTCCAAAACGGACAAGATAGCAAGAAGATATAAATGAATTCATGTAGCGACTTTAGTagtatttcttttcttccttatacaaaagcacaaagaaatcGCCCTTTATGATTACTAAATCATACCAAaagatgtatctataaatgctGTGTACAAATTATGTGTAATAAAATTCATGCACAGATGTAGATTAGAATgatcacaaaagaaaattaaataaacatgCATGGTTTTCAGTATGCATGTGGCGAATATGCTACTATAGTCTATGTACAACCACATTATACTATTCTGGTAGAGTTTTCTATAAGTGAAATAGACTGATAATAAAATACACTGCAccctttttcctttctcatgttatttttataaattttaaccAAGTAGGGCATATATCTCCAGATGGTCTAGAGCAAGGAAGTAAAATATGGCTTATGCTTTCTTCCAGTTATTCACATCAAGAAAACTATCAATGCATGTGAAACCCCCCACTCTTTAGACAGTTAATGGAGAACATCCAGAATTGCCACCTGAGTAAAATCTGGGTCTTAATTGTTTGTACCCTCTtttaaacatatcttttctttggGCTCCAAATAGTGGAGACTGGAGATGATCACCAGTTCCTAGACCATCTAGTGCATCTGCTTCCTCAACGAATTGTGTATGAGCCACATGAGTTTTGAGGGGGTTATAGCCTTGATGAATGGAATATGATTTGCATTTCGTAGTTGTTTATCAAGTTACACCAACAATTTGTTATCAAGCAGTTGCGGAAAACATTTTGCATTTATTGTTTCGGAAGTGCCCTTTGTTATCCATATTTATAAGACCACACAAGAAAGTCTGTGACAATTCAAACTAAATCTTATGTCACTCCATCTCCATGTTACATGAAATTTGACTGTGGGTCATGGTTAAACCCATTATGAGTTCAAAATGACAATTTTACCCTTGTGTCCTTGCCCTCACTTATGTGGCTTAATATTCATTTTAGTTCTGTAACCTTATCCCCTATATGCATTTATGTGAAAATATAAGGCATATgtgcaaattaaaaaaaaaatgtttgctAACTGATGGCTGTGGCGAAACTGCCTTTTACACCCACATTAAGTTTGAGGATGGCTCAGTGTCAAATTCTGGTTAACCATGTTTTAGAACTAATTGGAAGTGGCTGTGGTAGAACTGTCCTTCTACGACCATAATAAGACTAACCATGGCTCAGTGTCAAATTCCGTGTAACTTGGTGTCAAAACTAATTGAAAAAGggttttatttaattttcttgTGTTTAACCAAGGTTTTCCTGCAAACATGTGACAATGCAGGTGTTATTGCAGACAAACAAAGTCTATTTTTCATCATTATATTAATCTTATCTGATGATTTATCTCAAGCCAAATATTAGTTTCTGAAATGTTACAAAAGTATTGAGTCAGCTTTTCCTGAATATTGCTAAAGGCagagtacaaatttgacaatAGATGGTTTTTTAAGCCTCTGTCTCTTGCTGAAAAATTAGGAGGGCCTATCAGCACTACAATATTGGTGTCGCAAAATTTGGTGTAGCTCTCAAAATGGTGAATTTGGCCATATCCCtctataattataaaaaaagagCAATCTAGTGCATGAGGCTCCTGCCATTGCAGGTTCCGAAAAGGGTCAAACCTATGATCTTCCggtcacaatggagcaaccttatgTTACCCGTGGCTCACCCTCATCCCTCCTCTATAGCTATTATATATAAAACATTTGTCACGTGACTAGTGAATGATGAAAGTGGATTTGCTGAATTTCATTGTCTGATTTGACTCTGCCCTTTAAATTTGAGTAGTAACATGTATATACCTTAAGAGAATTGCAGGTTAATGATCTCATCTGGTTTCAGGTACTGTTTGCAATTGTCTTTTACCTGAAAGCCTCAGACTACCAGCTGCTAAACAGATCTCGGAGTACCATGGCTTCTCAGGTTAGTTAAGTAATTTACTCTTCAATAATGGCTTAATTTATTCGAACATTGGTGATCAACTTTAATCTCTTTTATTATCAATTTATTATGAtattgaaattttattttaaagaaaaatcatgGGCTTACTACTTTTTCCCCCTAATGCCGCTAGAAAAGAGAGTGAGATTTGATGCATATGTTCATTACCTTGACTCTTTGTTTTCTATCTATCTAGAAGATGTCTCCGAATCATtttcattcattacaacaaccaCACATGACCTTATAGAAAGTGATGATGCGGACCAAGACAAACATCTTCTCTCACCATCTTCAGACAGGGAGGTGACTTCGGTCAAAGAGCTTG
It includes:
- the LOC103713439 gene encoding deSI-like protein At4g17486 isoform X1, which translates into the protein MGCVFSSRSTSSDESGVPVVLNIYDLTPLNNYMYWFGLGIFHSGIEVHGLEYGFGAHDYPASGVFEVEPKNCPGFSYKCSISLGHVNMPPSEFRAFIENMAADYHGDTYHLISKNCNHFTDDVSLRLTGRPIPGWVNRLARLGTVCNCLLPESLRLPAAKQISEYHGFSEDVSESFSFITTTTHDLIESDDADQDKHLLSPSSDREVTSVKELDR
- the LOC103713439 gene encoding deSI-like protein At4g17486 isoform X2, with translation MGCVFSSRSTSSDESGVPVVLNIYDLTPLNNYMYWFGLGIFHSGIEVHGLEYGFGAHDYPASGVFEVEPKNCPGFSYKCSISLGHVNMPPSEFRAFIENMAADYHGDTYHLISKNCNHFTDDVSLRLTGRPIPGWVNRLARLGTVCNCLLPESLRLPAAKQISEYHGFSDVSESFSFITTTTHDLIESDDADQDKHLLSPSSDREVTSVKELDR
- the LOC103713439 gene encoding deSI-like protein At4g17486 isoform X3 — encoded protein: MGCVFSSRSTSSDESGVPVVLNIYDLTPLNNYMYWFGLGIFHSGIEDYHGDTYHLISKNCNHFTDDVSLRLTGRPIPGWVNRLARLGTVCNCLLPESLRLPAAKQISEYHGFSEDVSESFSFITTTTHDLIESDDADQDKHLLSPSSDREVTSVKELDR
- the LOC103713439 gene encoding deSI-like protein At4g17486 isoform X4, whose product is MGCVFSSRSTSSDESGVPVVLNIYDLTPLNNYMYWFGLGIFHSGIEDYHGDTYHLISKNCNHFTDDVSLRLTGRPIPGWVNRLARLGTVCNCLLPESLRLPAAKQISEYHGFSDVSESFSFITTTTHDLIESDDADQDKHLLSPSSDREVTSVKELDR